The window GTAGTGCAGAGTGATAATAAATGTGTGAATGTTTGAAACCATACCACATACCTGGGTATTTATAGGagcgggggggggggggggctaGTTACCTTGTTGGGATTGAACCCTAGATGAGGAAATCCCAACCCTAGATGAGGAATATTTCCTCAGAGTGATGATATGTTACCCAATTTATATTGACCtgcataatattttaaaaaatctaaatttatcCCGAGATCTTCGGGATTCTTACCCAATTTTTAAGAGATTCACTCACATATTCCATGTTTATGGCgattcaatgatattattttatttgacttGTTAGTAAGGTTCGAGTAAAGGTCGAATAAAGTATTCGTGAGTACAACTTTGCCAATGTATTGGATATATCTCGAACTCAGGCTTAGTTGATCCCTTCTTCCACTGAACACCAAGTGTTGCCGGACCACTAAGTTACACTCTAAAGCCAAACCGAACTCTTAGGTATTCTCGATAACTAAGTTCGTGGGGTTCTATTCTAGGTTTTGAGCATCGTAAGGGCTTGGGGGTGACTAGGGATTGGTTTGAGAGGGGTCGATAGTACCCCGTTCTTTGTCCAAAAGAAGCAATGAAGTTTAGATCAGATGCTAGGCCTGGTCGAGATCCGAGCCTTACACTTTGTGCTAGTCGTGAGATGGTCAGAGCCATTCCATCAAGATTTTTATTTGCTTGATCTTGCTAGTTGTCGTTGATAAGAAAATGAGCGGCCCATATTTATTGACGGTCCAATTCATGAGGCATTTGTTCGGTTGCCTAACATTATCCGAGCCGTTCACTTTTAGTTGATCCAACGACTCCCCTTTCCCGCGATTTTCTATAAATAAGGGATTTAAATGTCACAGGGTCCATGTCGAGACCATCTCCAGTACTCGTTAACCATTGTTAATGTGTGAAGATCCACACATCTCTAGTTGCCTACGTGAGCTGAGGAGGTTGCATAAGAGATCTTAGTAGACCGAACTTTTTCACACATCTCTAGTTGCCTTCCTGAACCGAAGAGGTTGTAGAAGAGATCTTAGTCGACCGAATCTGAAgtaaattttttgttaaattatctataaatatataattaagaGAGACAGAGAACAAATAAACTCTCTAGACCAGGCAAGAGTTGCTCGACGTTCTTGTCACTCAATATTTAAGTTttatactattattattatattataaaaataaaaaaaaattctaaattgTAATTTGCCTACTTGTCAAGTTTCGATTGGGCAATATTGTATCGTCGCGTTGGAACGCTATGCTTGCCGAGTGGGGACGTCATAAGTACTCTAAGTTCTTGTGAATTTCTCAATTCAGAGAAGCCAAATCGCCACAGAAACAAATCTCAAAATGGGATCCAAATTTGTCTTGAAAGCGGCTTTAATTTTTCTCGTCTTTTCATCTATTGCATCGGGTACTGTTTTCTAATTCAATCGAATTTTTTGCCTTTAGGGCTTTTCCTTCCGCTGTTAATGTTTTCCGAGTAGTTTCTGGATCCACGTTTGTTTTCTGATGATATTTTTTGCTTTCctttttgttatttttctaTGTTCAGCAAAGAAATCTGTGGATGTAACAGAGCTGCAGATCGGTGTGAaggtaaattaatttatttggaaTTCGTGCGTAATCGGAATTTTTGGATTGCAGCTATTCCATTGCTTAAAAGAATGCTGCGATTTAAGAATTAATGCTGCAACACTGGCACGGTCAAGTCGCATTTTCATGTATTCTTTGTATAACAGTAAGAGGAAAGCCTTCTAGCCTTTGGACTCGTATAAAAGTTTGGAGGATATCATAAGTTATTCTCAATGCTCATTCGAACTGTCTGGATTTGAAATGCTGATTGGCATGGATGCTGAATCATTTTTCAATCAAATGCTTTACCATTTAGATTAGATAGTTCTATTTTACAGAGAGCATTGCAGTTTTACCTTCCCATCTCATGAAGTTATTGGAAACCTCATCTTCAATTAATTATGTTCCAGATTGTTTCTATGCTACATCGGCACGGGGAGTGTTTCTCTCTACTACAATACCATTAGATAATATGAGTCCCTCATAATTTTATGGAAGTCTGACATATATATTGATGATCCAAGAGCTTACATTTGACCACATTAGCATATAATAATCTCATTTTCTATCACATATTTGTTTCCATTGTGGCTGTTATTAATCTAGCTTCTACTGCAGTATAAGCCAAAGATTTGTGAAGTTCAAGCACACAAAGGAGACAGCGTTAAAGTGCACTACAGAGTAAGTGGAATTACAGCCTCTCTGCTCCCATCCCCCATTCCACCTTTCCCTACCCTCAGGATAGCTAGAAAGTATTCCCATCTTCTACACAAATTGAAGTCAAAGAGTTCTACCATTTTTAAATCTATTTAAATATCTTATATTCTGACTTTGAGGACACTAACTTGCCATTGTAAATACTGGGAAAATTCTCTACAAAATGTTACAGCCTCAATTCCAGCCTCATATGGAAGTCTAGGAAGCAGTAAGCACATATTAGGTAGCAAGGACGTTGGGCATAAGCCATAATTTTGATCTAGGAAATTATGCGTTTGAGGCAAGGTGGGAGGTTTTCCTTCGCAAGAGCACAGACTCTTTAAGTAATTTGGTGAAGTTTGCTTTGGGTCATAACTTTTATATAAAAATCTCGTTTCACTAAATAAGTAAATATCACAGTCAAAATTTAATGTCTGTTTCATTATACCTTTATTTAGTTAATATAGTTATTAATAAAACCACTaatctaaaattaaatttattacgCTTATTATTGTTTGAGGATAATACAATTATGTTCACATCGATAAATAAAAAACTATGTTATGAAGGTTTGATTGTGTCTGTGTTTTTAAATGAATGTACGTTAATATTTATGTACACAAACATATATTCGTGTCTAAATGTCTCTCCAGTTTATATTGGGATAAGTTTTTGGCTTAGATTTAAATTACCAGGGGAAAATtcactaaaaaataaaatgcgGGGAAGAAGATAAATTGTTTCTatattagtttaattaattaagttaaatatTAATGTGATTATATAAAAACaatttattgaaaatattgaattctaattaaatatattaaataattagaaataattttatgatttttattgtattaatttcttgaaaaaaattCATTCAAGTAAAGATTATTTAATGATTGGCCCcattaatttcaaattattaCTTAAAGACCAATTGTATCTTTTGGTGGAATGAGTTTTTATCCATAATTTGTTTGGCTATAAAAGCTTTAAGGTAATTTTTTATAAGTGCTAATTCTTTTATTTGACCATTTGATGCAATTCTATAAAAACGTCCGGAGAAGAACTCCAGTTGTAGTCCCACCCCTTAGATAGAGTGGAAGGGCCTTTTTTTGGAGTGGACCCCACCCTAATATATGTGAGATGCACATCATCCAACGTGGTCTGACTCTGCTACACTTCTTGTAGTTCTCCCCATCGTTTTTACCATTTGATAATGTGGGTGACATATATCTTACATATGAGGCCCACACCACAACTAAGGAATCCAAGAACTTTCATTTAGCCACACTACATGGGTGAATTTTATGCCATGTAGGATAGAAAAATCTGATCCAATGCATGTACTTCATAGGGAGAGTTACACAACATGTACTTCATAGGGAGAGTTTCCTGTCTTAACATAGCCTCTGCACTTTTTTCGggtaatattttctttaattctTTTTTTACCATTCAtcgttacaattttttttataaattcatcAGTCCAGCTTTTGAATGATTAGTCATGGAAAGATCTTCACAGAACCTTGCATTTTGAAGTTATTTTAGATTTCTTGTTACCTTTCCTTGGAGAAAGCTTAGCTTGCATTGACTTTTGTGCCACGGGTGACAACATACATAACTTAAAGGGCCTTCACCTAAGATGTATTTAGCTATCCCACAAAACATATGATTTTTTACTACTTCTTCTAAAATCCTTTCGGTGTAAAGGGGAGAAAGTTAATCTTTTTAATGCTAAGCCAGTTAAAGAGTTTGATATAAAAGATACAGATTATGCAATGTGCCCTTTCATTTAGCATTTTGATGCCAATTAATTTGCTCATCTTTTTTCTTGTTAGTATCGCAGTTCAGGCAGTCAACTTGTCTGATCTGCTTATGTAAATTCTGATGATGTTTTCAGGGAAAGCTTACAGATGGAACTGTTTTCGATTCCAGTTTTGAAAGAGGGGATCCAATTCAATTTGAACTTGGTAGCGGCCAAGTTATCAAAGGTTAGAGACTATTACTTCACTACAACATTCTAAATTAATTTAACTTTTCCCCTGGTTTaacaatcaatctttgaaaaGCGGTGTCAACCGGTCTTTCTTTACCCATTGAAGTGAAGGTTTAAACTTTCTAGAAAGTTCTGTTTTGGTTCTGTCCATATGCCTAAAAGGTGCAAGATGATGGTATTATAACTTATTTGGCTCTCGTACTTTTGTATTTTATTGGGCTACAAAGTTTATATGCTATGGCGTTGCATACTTTCTACATGTGACCAAAAAGGGCAGCTGCTGCTCGAGATAATATGGTGAATGTCATATAAATATGAGGTGTTTGGTTTCAGTAGACTGAAACTGATGAGCAGGAATGCCTACTTTTTTTTCACATGCACCAGTTGCCCTTCCTGCACCTGGGTTGAAATCTTTGCGCCTAATTTGTTTGTAGCACCTAGCTAAAAAATTACCAGAAAGTTGAGAAAAAAATTgctgttattttataaattgttgGAATGTATCATGACATCTGAAGACTCCTATGCAAGACAAGAAATTGTGACGTGGGAATAACGTGAAAGGCTACATTTAAAAGGATGGCTGATACCGTTTATGGAAAAAAGAGGATAAATTTTGTAGCATATTTGTCGTCCTTTGTACGTTGGAAGGAGGGGATTTCAGAAACTGGTCTATCACTGATATTAACATGAGAACACGATGAGAAGAGTGAAGTTCTTGTTAGTAAGTCACATTTGTCAAGTGATAAGAAAATTGAACTCTTAAAAGTAGTTGGGATGAAGAGAACCTTTGCAGGATGGAAGCATCTTTTTTAACGAAATCAAGCTATCATTTGCAGGATGGGATCAAGGAATTCTGGCAATGTGCTTGGGTGAGAAGAGAAAGCTGAAAATTCCTTCTAAACTTGGTTATGGGGAGCAAGGGTCCCCTCCTACCATCCCAGGTAATAAGCCAAATTGCTTTGTTGCTCTAACTTTACTCTTATGGGAGGTTACATTTGGCAATTTGTGGCATGGTCAAATAACTCTCGTTTCTAAAGTTTACTCGCTCTATATTCTCTTCGCATGGCATACGAGGCCTACATAATTTGGTTAGACtttagataaaaaaatttattatatccCATTTATGTGGATGCCAATTTTAAGATAGTCATACACATCCAATATGACAAGGAGTTTTTCCTAAGAAACCACTGGCCACCATTTGGCTAGTTGTTTTGAGTGCAAAGTTGTTTGGTGGTGTTGATAGTTTAGACGAGATAACATCTACTATTTTGATATTGGAGATTTGGAGTCTCTGATAATGTTGTTGAGAGATATTTTTGCATGGGAGCATCTGATCTTtgttggttaacttgaaagtTTAATAGGTTCTCTAATTTTGCCATATAATTCATGTTGAAGTGCTTAGACATAGTTAGATTGTCATTTGACCGGTACAACAAGTTAGAAGTTTCTATTATATTCTATTTCCACCCCTAGTGTCTCTAAATTTGTTGAAACATGTCACTCTATGGTATAACATCTAGTTAAAGATTAGTATTATGAATTTAAATGTGCATGCACTATCCATATTTAAACTCTATGGTCTAGAAAGCAGTATCGCACTAGTGCTTGTAATTTCACATCAAACTGAATGGCATATTTGCTCTAAAATTGGCCTTACCTTGCCTTCCCTTGTTTGATCATGTCACCCCCAAGCCCACACATGCACATCCTGAATCCGGATAATATAGGATTGGACTGTGGCAATACAAGAGCAATTTCACTCTTATGGGAATAAAAGGTTTTATGATTTACGCAGATCCATGAAAATGCCTCATCGCTGGGGCTCTCTTgtgaaaaaaatgaaataagtATTATTTTCTACGTAATGGAATGTCCATTGTGATTTGATAAGTGACATTGTTGTAAGCATGGAGTTGCTTTCCTCCTTTGCTTTTTATGAAATTCGACTCCCGAGGAATTGACAGCTAAGAATTCATAACTAACTTGTCCATTACTATCAGGTGGTGCCACACTTATCTTTGACACTGAGCTGGTAGCAGTCAATGGGAAAACATTGAATGGTGACAAATCAGATGACAGTGAACTGTAATTTCTGGAAGTCATTGAGCTCGTACGTGTTCGTAAAACTGTTCCTGTACTGAGTTGTAAGCACATAGCAGCTTGGCCCATAATGAGTAGACAAGTAGATAGAGGCTTTTCCTGCATCATGGTGCAAATTTTTAATTCTCTGCTAAACAGATTTCCAAAGATGCATGTCTTATCATAAGGTGGAAGATTTGCAAACTtaaatgcatattttacttgCGTAATACACTTCTATTTGGGGTGTCGATCGAAATTTAAAGTTTTGGTTCGGATGGTCTGGTTTTTTGAATTTGTTTTGATGAAATCTGGTGATTGATCGGCATGTTTTTGATGATATTTGACCCCATTCATAGTTGGGGGGAAAGAATGATGAATATTTTATCTGACATTTTTTGACAGAACGAAGTATTGATTTTGACACAATTCGATCTCAAATATTGTGATGGGTCGAGGGAAAATACTTATATTTTCATGTTCAAATATCTTGCTAATTATTATTTgtcgaaaataaaaattttgattatgtaatttttcatatttaaaaaaaaacccattTGTCAGCATTGAAAATTATGTTTAAGACGCCCACTTATTTGAAAATGAATatcatgatattttattatcatattttaaaaaaacccaATTGTTtactttaattttattttactcCCGAAATTTATGATTTCAGAAATCGAAAACTTTCGCCTAAACATGTTgtgaaaagatttaaaaaattgaaataatcaGTTGACGAAAATTTCCCTGGATTTAATTTAATACTATTATGCGTAGGGATTGGTGGTTCAGTTTGTTCTGAATTTAGGACGAATCATGTAATTATGAtccaaaatatttgatttaatatAATACGTATACAATATATATGTGTCCGACTATTTCGGTGCAGAATAATTTTAGCAAACATACTGAGTCAAGTAATAATAATTGAATTATGAGTATATGTATAGTACCCACAGATATCGATGTTTAAATACTAGaaaatgaattatttttcctaatttaggctaatcaaattcaaaacagatgagataaattaattaaaactaaattaaacaattttaataaattaacaaaagcaaaaaaaaatccaaattatCAATTTAGACggaaattcaaattatttaaaaacaacTAAAGCACACAACGGTACCAAGACAAGCTTATAATTTACGTGCCAAATtcaattcaaattcaaattcaaaaaattaattAGCTAATTCACGATGAAATtctcaaaattatttattaaaagatTTCTTAAATTAATAAACCTAATTAaatctaacagtccaattatttctaactgaatttaattacattcaACCACATTAAGTCGCTGTGAAATTACAGTTTTTCAACCTAAAGTCGAACACTAAAACCAAATATTATTTCTAGTCAGTTTAACCATATGCTGATTGATGCAGTGAAACAAATATTAATCTATCGTCTTCCGGTTTAAGATTAatcaaaaaatattcaatttaattgGTCAGTTTAAAAGAACGTCTGATAAACGACATCAATCAATGAATacaaataaataatcaaatcGAATCAAACTCAAA is drawn from Primulina eburnea isolate SZY01 chromosome 10, ASM2296580v1, whole genome shotgun sequence and contains these coding sequences:
- the LOC140803160 gene encoding FK506-binding protein 2-like isoform X1, with the translated sequence MGSKFVLKAALIFLVFSSIASAKKSVDVTELQIGVKYKPKICEVQAHKGDSVKVHYRGKLTDGTVFDSSFERGDPIQFELGSGQVIKGWDQGILAMCLGEKRKLKIPSKLGYGEQGSPPTIPGGATLIFDTELVAVNGKTLNGDKSDDSEL
- the LOC140803160 gene encoding FK506-binding protein 2-like isoform X2, translated to MGSKFVLKAALIFLVFSSIASAKKSVDVTELQIGVKGKLTDGTVFDSSFERGDPIQFELGSGQVIKGWDQGILAMCLGEKRKLKIPSKLGYGEQGSPPTIPGGATLIFDTELVAVNGKTLNGDKSDDSEL